CAGCCCTCAACAGCATTTCGTTATCAGAAAACTGATCTATGTCAAATCCAAATTCACTGAATGTTTCCTGATTTTCCAGAATAATACTTTTTTCAACTGCCGTCACTTCAATTTTTTGAGGTATAAGAAGCTGCTGGGAATCAAGTTTTTTACTATAAAATTTATCCTTCAGTTCCTCATACAGTATTCTTTCATGAATAATATGCTGGTCATAAATTTCCAGTTCATCATTTTTTCTTACAAGAATATACGTATCAAAAATTTGTCCCAGTATATTATAATCAAACTGTCTTCCCTCATGCTTTTCAAATGTTCCTACCTTGTATCCTTCACTTGATTTTTCTATATTAAAATTTGCATATCTTTCTTCTTTTTCTGCCTTTTGGAAATATTCTCCCCTTACTTCAGGTATAACTGAATCCTGCTTTTCATTTTCTTTTTCGTTATAAGATACTGAAAAATCTACATTTTCTTCATTTACAGACATTATTTCTTTAGAAGCCGCTTCTTTTTTGGCAACTTCCGGATTCACATCCTGACTTTCTTCCGCACTGTAATTTCTTTCTGTTTCAGTTTCCACCATGACATTTTCTTCTTTATTTGCATCACTATTTACAACATCAAAATTTCCGTCATGAGTTTCAAAACTGAAAAATTTCTGGCTGTCTGTTTTCACTATTTCATCAGAAAATAAATTGCTTATTTTTTCATCCTTATTTTCCACATTTATATTCTGCTTCAGAAGATCAATGTTAGGTTGCCAGTTTTCCCTGTCATTGTGATAGAAAAATTCATCTATCGAATCCTTCAGCTGTCTGTATATCGCCTTATCATTGGAAAATTTAACTATTTTCTTTGAAGGGTGTACATTTACATCTATTTCTGCAGGGTCTATATCAAAAAATATTATTGCAAAAGGATATTTCCCCTTCATCAGTTTTGTATAATATCCGTCTATTACAGCCCTTTCTATTGTTGCAGATTTTACATATCTTTTATTTATGTATGTAAATATATAATCCTTGCTGCTTCTCAATATTTCCACATTTCCCAAATATCCGTATTCGAACTTATTCAGATTTCTCAGGACAGATTTTCCAAACAGTTCAAGTATTGTGTTGTCTATTCCCCTACCGCTTGTATTTATAGTGGCTTTACCATCCAGTTCAAGTATAAATGCAACTTCAGTATTGGCAAGGGCTTCCTTCAGTACTATATCCCTTATTTTATTATATTCTGTCGATTCTTTCCGAAGAAATTTTTTTCTTGCAGGGGTATTATAAAATAAATCCCTTACTTCTATTTCTGTTCCCGGATTTCTTGAAATTTCCTCAAATTTCCTTACGACTCCTCCATAGCTTCCTATTCTATATCCTGTATTACTTGCAGCCGTCCTTGTGGTAATAGTCAATTTTGAGACTGCCGCTATTGACGCAAGGGCTTCTCCCCTGAATCCATAAGTCTGAAGGTTGAAAACATCATCCTTTGTGGAAATTTTTGAAGTGGCATGTCTTTCAATTGAAAGAAGGGTATCCTCCTTGTCCATTCCTATACCATTATCATTTATTTTTACTTCTGTTCCTCCCTTGAAAACCTCAATCTTAATAACTGTCGCCTTTGCATCAAGAGAATTTTCAATCATTTCCTTAATCATTGAGGCGGGATTTTCCACTACTTCCCCTGCCGCAATTATATTGGATACGCTTTCATCCAATATTTTTATATATCCCATTCCTATTCCTTTCAAAATTAAATTTGGTTCTGTTTTTTCTGATTCATTTTCACATTTTCAATACATTTTACCTTATTATTATCTATATTGCAATAATTCCAATTAACAATTCCGTCATATGCACAAATTTTCTTTTTTTATTTGACTTTACTTCTTAAAATTACTATAATGGCCTTAACAAGTAATTATAGAAAGGAGAAACACCTATTATTTTACATTTCTGTAACTTAATGTGTGACAATTTTATGAAGAGGAAAAATCATATTATTTTTTTTATTATTTTTATACTGATATTCTCATGTGGAAAAAATAAGGCAAAAGAAGAAAAGGAAAAAAACGATGTAAATATTGCAAGAGAAAACGAAAAACTGGAAGCGGAAAAATACAATGGCTATGTCCAGCTCTACAACCACCTTTTACAGATAGACGAATACACAGGATATTATTTTGAAGTGGCGGGAACTGATAAGAAAATGAAAAGACCCGAAGAAAAAATAAATATTCCTTCAATTGACCAGTCAATTATCGATGCAGCTAAGGAAAATATTGCAAAAGTACCTGAAATGAAAGAACTTGATAACGCTTCGAGGGAGCTGCTTCCAGTCCTGTCAGAAATGAAGACCTTGACTGATCAGATGACAGCTTACTATGGAGATGGGAATTATTTCAAAAATAAGACTTTACGGGAAGAAATGCATGTCAATTTTTTAGAGATAACTAAAAAATACCGTATTCTTTCAAAAAAATTTAAGGAAGCTTTTAGCAACCGTTCCAAAGAGCAGAAAAGAAAAATCGCTGAAAAAATTAAAAAAGAAGGAAAACTTATAGAATACGATTTAATGACATTTATAGATTCATGTGAAGAAATACTGGATGAAATCCAGAGGGAAAAAATATCTGCTGAAAATCTTACAGATGCAGACCTTGCTAAATTTAAGGAACTTGAAGCAAAAATGACTGCTTCCATGGATAAACTTAAAAATTCTGCTGAAAACCAGGAAATGTTAAAAAAGGAACACTATCATAGCAGTGATTTCACATCTTTTCTACTTTACACAGAAAGATTTAAGGAAGCTATGGCAAAATTCATAAGCAGGGTTGAAAATAAGGAAAAGTTAGATCCGAAACTTCTCCAGAATAATCCTTCCCTGAAAAATGAATCCGGAACCCCTGAAAATGTATTCCACGAATATAATGAACTGATAAAGGAATATAATAAAATTGCTAAATAGAAATAGATTTTTTAATATATCAGGTAAAAGTTTAGAAGGTAAGATAATAAAAAGAAAAATTTATAAAAAATATTACAATAATGTGGTACAATAAAATAAATTTTATGGAAATGAGGGCGATATATGAAGTTTGAAACAAAAGCAATACATGGACTGAAAGATACAGAGAAAGGAAATTGTGAATGGAACAATACCATTAATATGGCTTCCGCATATAAAACTAAAAGTTTTGGAGAACCTCAGGATTTCGAATATGGGAGAGTTTCCAACCCAACTAGAAGCGAACTTGAAAAATTAATGGCTATTCTGGAAAATGGAAAACATGGATATGCCTTTTCTTCAGGAATGGCGGCTATTACATCTGTATTCACAAGATTTAAGGCTGGAGATCACATAATACTTGGAACTGACATTTATGGAGGAACATACAGAATCACAACTGATATATTTGGGAAATTTAATCTTAAATATACATTTGTCGATGCTACAAATCTTGATGAAATAAAAAATGCCGTAAGACCTGAAACAGTGGCTATATTTATAGAAACACCTTCCAATCCGCTACTTGATATAACAGATATCAGAGGAGTTGTTAAAATAGCAAAGGAACATGGCCTTCTTACAATAGCAGATAACACGTTTCTTACTCCGTATTTACAGAGACCTCTTGAATTAGGGATTGACATAGTGGTTCACAGTGCTACAAAATTTTTGAGCGGACATCATGATATCATTGCGGGAATTGTAGTTGTTAATGATGATAAACTTGCAGAAGATGTATGGTTTGCACAGAAGGCAATAGGAGCTATCCTTCCGCCTTTTGACAGCTGGCTTTTAATGAGAAGTTTGAAAACTTTAAAGATAAGAGTGGATACAGCTCAAAATAACACTTTGAAGCTTCTGGAATTTTTCAGAAATCATCCGGCAGTGAAAAAAGTATATTCTCCTATTGAAGATGATAATAAAGGAAAAGAGATACATAAAACTCAGGCTTCAGGTATAGGGGCAGTATTCTCATTTATATTAAAGGATGAAAAAAAGGTAAAAACATTTTTTGAAAATATAAAAATAGCAACACTGGCTCCAAGTCTTGGAGGACCTGAAACTCTTGTAACACACCCAAGCACAGTAACTCACGCTGAAATGCCTGAAGAAGAAAAAAATGCAAGAGGAATAACTAATTCAATGGTCAGAATTGCAGTTGGACTTGAAAATATAGATGATTTAATTGAAGACTTTAAAAATGCCCTGGAAAAATAGGAAATTACTTTATAGGTAATTTCAAAAACATTTACTATAAAAATAAAACTGTAAAATATGCTTTCAGTATTTACTAAAAAATTGAAAATACTGGAAGCATATTTTTGTTTTGACCACAATTTATTTTAATTATCTTTCTTCTTATTATGCATATATAAATAAATCGCTGTACTGATAATTATAAATCCACCTATAAAACTGAATAAATCTGGAATTGTACTAAATAAAATATAATCCATCAACATACTTGTTATTATGATAACATAGTTATAAATTGAAACTTCTGATGCCGGTGCAAAAGTATAGGCATAAGTAAGTCCAAATTGACCTATTGCAGCAGAAATTCCTATTCCTCCTAAAAGGATTAAAAACTCGTTTAAAGTTGGCTTTACAAAATTCATCATCATAAGCGGGAAAGTGCAGACAACAGATAAAAGTGAAAAGTAGAGTACATTAATTTCCGACTTTACCTTTCCATTCAAATATCTAATTATCGTATAAGAGAATCCCGCAAGTACAGCTGAGGAAAGCCCTGCTAAACTTGGAATAATCTCTGGTGAAAAACTTGGTTTTATTACAAACACAACTGCCAGAAGCATTAAAATTATTCCTATAACCTGTTTTTTATCCACTCTTTCTTTCAAAAACATGCAGGCACAAATTGTTACAAATACAGGTGAAAGTTTATTTAGCATATTGGCTTCTGCCATAGTTAAATACTCCAGTGCATAAAAGTTTGCCACCATTCCAACAAACCCAAAAAATGATCTTCCAAAAACAAAGGGAATGTTTTCTTTTTCAACTTTTATAGATTCTTTCTGTTTAAACAAAATAAATGCAGAAAGCATAAGGCTCACTGAATTTCTAAAAAATACCTTCTCATAAGTGGGAATTCTTGGTAAATACTTTATTGCTATACCCATAAAAGTAAAACCTAATACGGATACCAGCATCCAAAATACTCCCTTAGTTTTATTACTAATCATCACTTTTAATCATCATCCTCATCATCAAAGCTAGGAAAAAGCCCATCTATAAAATCTTTAAAATTATCTGCTAAATATGTTATCTCGTAACCACCTTCCTGATCTATATGAACTACACAAGGTTCTCCTTCCGGTCCGCAATCTGAGTAATCAAGAAAAATCATATCATGTCCTCCACTTGAAGTTCCACAAATAGCAATTCCTATATTAGGATATTTCCATTTCTCTATCCAAAATTTAGACCCAAACTCTCCACAAAGTGAGTATCTTCTGGAAGAATCTACACCATATAAACCTATAGCATCAAAACTTCTACTGGCCCAATTTCTTTTAAAAGGTCCTTCAAAATTATTTTTTCTCAGTTCTCCTCCATTTTGAATTCTCATTAATGCCTTGTATGATTCCGGCAAACAATATCCCAATTCCTTTTCAACTTTTTCAAAATCTTCATCCGTTGCAGGTTTTCCTAAATATTCTCTTAAAGAAAATTCATCATGATACCATAAACCTTTCAGTACTTCTTCATCAAAACTTACATTTTGCATAGGTTTTTTATCTCTTTTTTCTCTTAACTCTTTTTGAAATTTATTTTTTTCTATCCTTCTAGGTGCCCAAACTTCAGCTCTTTTTATCCGGTCATCAACACTTTTAGGATAATATCTCCCTGATGTTTCATCAATCTCTTTTACTCCTTTTTCTTTAGCTTTTTTAAACCATTCAAGAGCTTCATCTTCTCTGTTGGAATTATATAGAGCCATTGCATAACGAATGCAAAATTCCCCACTTTCAGAATAGTCATTTCTTATACTATCTAAAATTTCTAAGGCTTCTTTATATTCATCCATATTGATAAAAGCCTGTGAAGAAAAACAGACCATATCATAATTTTTTTCATTTTTAAACTTCTTAATAGTTTCATTAATTTCTTGAAATTTTTCTTTTCTTATAAAATTACTTAGTTTCTCTATAAGTTCATTTTTTTCCATAAGACATACTCCTTTTTAGGATGTACTGACAAAAAAATTGTACAATTTAACTAATCAATAAGGACCGGCTTCTGCAAGAAAAAGTAGTTAATCCTTTTTATTTGCTATAACATTATACCTGTTTTCTTTAAATTTTGAAAGCTAATTATTTAAAAAACTGCACTTCCTACTCTATATACTAGATTTTGGGGACAATATATTTTTATTATTTCCTTTTTTATTTTTTTATTTTATCTTAGATTATTCTTATTGACAATAGCCGTTATTTATGGTAAATTAAGATATAATATCAATCAAAATTTCTTCTGAAAATTGATTTTTATTAGAAAAATTGATATAATAAAAGAAATTGAATAATAAATGAAGGGACACGAAATATATGAAAAAAATAGGAGTATTAATGGCATTGATGCTTGTCGTAATAGTTTTCTGCGGCAAGAAAAGTGAAATAGATAAAATTTTACCTACCGGGGGAAAAAAAGCTGCACAAACTAAGGAAATTATTCAGCAAAATTCAGATAGCTACAACAAAAATATTAAAATATACAACAGAATACTGGAACTTGACAAAGAACTTCTATATTACTTTGAAGACACAGGAACTGAAGAGACATTCAAAAAACCTGTACAGGAAATGACTGTCAACATTCCGTTAAATCAAGCTCTTATTGACAGAATAAAGGAAGTTGCAAAATCTAAAAAACCTACAGAACTTGATAAAAAAGCAGGTGAAATGATACCAGTTCTGGAAGAAATGCTTCCTGTTGTTACACAGATGAACGGTTATTATGCAGGAAAACTTTATCAGAAGGATAATTACAAAAAAGCACAGGAACTACATAGCAGAATATTAAAACTGACTGAAAAATACAACACTGTTGCACATGAATATGAAGAGGCTTTCCAGGCTAATGCAAGAGATGTAAGAGAAAATAAAATGCAGGATTTTGTTAAAAATAAGGAATTTACTTACTATAACCAGTTTATCTTTATTAGAAACAGTGAAGATTTTGTAAAGGAAATCAGCAGACAGAACCTTGATGCAAGTAACTTTACAGACGGAAATGCAAAAGAATTTAAAATTCTTCAGGAAAAAGTTAATAAATCTCTTGATGTTTTCAGAAAAACATTGAAAAATAATAAGCAGCTGAAAAAAGAAGGATTTGAAAAGGAAGATTTTGATCCATTTATAACAAAAGCTTCAGCATTTAAGAGAACTGTTGATGAATTTGTAAGAAAAATGGAGAAAAAGGAAAAAGCTTCCCATTCTGCTTCAACTGACAGCTACTATGCCCAGTCAGAAGAAGGAACTCCTGAGAACATACTTAAATCATACAATGAACTTGTTGCAGAACGTAATAAAATTTTAGAGAAAAAATCTAAGAAATAATAAAAAGAAATAATAAAAAGAAAAGGTTTCAGGTAACGAAAAGTTGCCTAAAACCTTTTTTTGTAAATTCTTCTAATTTTTTAATACTTCCAGATTTTGTTTTCTTTTATTTGACTCTACTCAAAAAATTTCTTTAATACATTACTTGTGGTGGAAAATACTGATAAACCCTTTTATCCTTTGATTTTACCTGCCTTTTAATACTTTCAAACTGAAATTTCTGCATTTCATTTATTTTTTCAGAATCAATTTCCTTTAAAAGATTTTCAGCTTCAGAAAACTCACCAAGTCTTCTATATGCTTCAGCCTTAATTAACAGTATTTCTATTTTTTCAGAATTATTTTCTTCAATATCAGAAAGAATCCTATCTGCATACACTAAAGCCTGTTGAAGATCCTTTGCAGTAGAAATTTTCTTTTCATTGTAAACATTTCCCAAATACATTTCAGGTTCATCCATGTAAAAAAGACTTATTGATTTCCAGAACTTTTTATCAGCTTTGGCAAAAAGGATATCTATTTCATTATTTTTATCCAGTTCACGATATAGTTCTGCCTGACGTAGCAATTGCTGTTTCTCAATTTCCTTTCCCCTTTTTCTGTCTTCTTTTATTTCCTTCTGTAAAAATTCAAGTGCTTTAGTTACAATCATCTTCTTTACATTTTCATCTTCTATTTCTTTTTTAAAAATATTGTATCTTGTACTAGAAAGTTCAGGATCCACAAGATTATAATAAAATTCTGCTGTCTTTCCAAAATCCTTTTTTGATGTTTTTTCCAGCAATTTATTCATTTTACTGTATTCTTCTGCTTCATAATATAAGTCTGCCAGATTCCACATTATTTCATTGTCTTCTTTAACAGCTTTTTCCAGATAACTTATCCCCTTCTGTAATGCATCCTTCTTTGCCTCTGTATTTTCTGAATAATAATGATATGAAGTAAAATAAGTTTTACCTATTTCTTTGTCGGAAATTCCTCCCAGAAGTTCATAAAATCTTGCCAGATAATAATATTTATTTGAATTTCTAGGTATTTCACGATATTCTTCACTGTTAATAATTTTTTCATATTTTTTAAGTTCCTCTTCAGTAAATTCATTCTTAAACATTACAAATTTATTTGTCGGACATTGAGGAACGTATGAATCTTTAAATTCTTCTCCCCCAATCGGACAAACCTTATGTGTTATCATCAATGGCACACCAAATATACTTAAACTTCCTAACAGAATTCCTCCTAAAATCATTCTATTTAATTTCAATTTTCTTTGCATTTTTTATCCTCCAAATCTCCAGTATAATTTATATGAATATATTTTATCAGATTTAGCTTAAAGGAAACTGAAAATTGGAGATATTCTTAATTGATACAATGAAATTAAGAAAGGAAAATAGATTATGGTAAGTATATTCTAGACAAAATGAAATTTAAAAAGAAAGGAGAGTACGAAGCTCTGGAACTTTTAAAGAAATACAATATATGGCTTAAACGATAATTTAAATAACATGATATTTTAATCATTTCTAAAAAATGCTCCTAAAAGCATACATACGCTAATAAATACCGAAGATATAAAAATTATTTTCCCGATAAATCCCAATCCTAAACAAATGACAAATAATATTGCCAAAAAAATAATCCAGGGAAATGCTGTGACTAAAGCAATAAGTAGACTAGGAATAGAAACAATTAAAATTATTAATATAGTTAATACCTTTGAAATTATTTCTTTTATTTTATTTTTTTCCATAATAACTCACCTCTTGTAATTATTATATCTCTTAAAAACTCCCCTAAGGGCATGAGGGTACTAATTAGTACAGTATCCTTTGAATCAGTAGGAAAGCTACCAAAACAAAAAACAGTATACGCATAGTATACTTCCTTATTATGATATTATGAGTCGTTGAAACTCGCAGAATCATTATAACAAAAAAGACTGGAAATTTCCAGCCTAATTTGCCAACGTTTTATTTATCTTATTATCAAAGTTACCCTTTAAGGGTCTACCTTAAGGTAATTTCATTATATCAGATTATCATATTTTATGCAAATCTGTTTTTCATCAAATTATATCAGTTAAATTTATCGTATTGTAACATATAATGATAATTTAATATATTCGCCCATTCAAAAAATGACTTCGGTTAATGGTAATAAAAAAATAGGCCCGATAAAAGCCTATTGATACCCCTAAGGGTTGAGGTCTGATGATTAAAATAAATTGTAACTGATTAAAATAAAAATCAGTACAACTATTACTTTAAGCATAGCAGTACCTCCTTATATTAGAGTTACAAGTTTTGTGAAACTTGCAAAATTATTATAGCAAAAAAGACTGGATTATTCCAGTCTCAATTGCCACAAATTTTATTTAACTCTAATATAAGTACCCTTTTTGGGTTTACCTTAAGGTAATTTTATTATATCAAAATATTGTATTTTATGCAAATCTATTTTAAAATACCTAACCAAAGTAGTAAAGGTAGTATAAATACAAAAAAGAGGATTGCAAGAGATGCTATTGCTCCTGGAAGAAGTAAAAAGAATTCATTTAAAAAATCAAAAAAATCCCAAAAAGCTTCTTTTCTATGTCTTTTGAGCATATCTTCTGCTTCTTTTTTAGTCATTTGAAATTCCTCCCTTGTCTTTTTTATATATTATATCAGATAAAAGGAAAATATGAAAACAGGAAGGTAAAACAGATTAGGCACAGGGTAAAACCTGTGTTTTTATATTTATTTTTTGATACATTTATGATACATGTAGATATGATTTTATTCAAATTTATTCAATTTATTTCCAATTTTATTGAATATCAGAAAATCACTTCATAGGCTTGAATATCCTAAAATACGGACAAAAAAAGAAACGGGCTGAAGATACCCGTTTCTTAAAAGGAGTTTATGAAGAAAAAAGTTTTTCACTTTTTCTATTGGTCAAGATAAGTATACAAAATTAATATTAGAAACTACTTTTCTGTATCTTTTTTTTCAATTTGAGGACATCAAGTCAATTTTTACAAATAAAAAACTAATACAAATATGTTAATATTTCTTGAGATAGATAAATATATTAAAGGTAGGGAAAATAAAAAATGAAAGGTAAGGTAAATATTAAAAAAACACTGTTAGTGTTATGTTTTTTTATAATTTCGGTTTTCACATTTGCAGAAGGTGAAAATTATTATGATTATCAGGCACTTCTGGTAGGAGATTCAAAAGGAAATATTTTTAAGAAAGACAATGTAAACGCAGTCAGGCCACTGGCTTCAGTGACAAAAGTAATGACATCTATGCTGACACTTGAAAAAATAAGAAGTGGTGCCATTTCAATGAATGACAAGGTCACTATTTCAGATACGGCATCTGTTATACCATACGGTATAAAGCTAGTTGCAGGTAAACAGTATACAGTGGAGGATTTATTAAAGGCTACCATCATAAGATCTTCAAACAATGCTGCATATGCACTTGCTGAATATGTTTCAGGTGGTGATGTTCCCAGCTTTGTAGATTCTATGAATAGTAAAGCGAAACAGCTTGGATTAAACTCACTAAGATTCTGTACTCCTCATGGTCTGCCACCTGGTGACACAGGAACATGTATGGATCAGGGAAATGCAAAAGATTTATACGGACTGGCACTAAAAGCTATTGAATACAAGGAATATTTAAATATTTCAAGAAATGCAACAGATTATATAGACGGTGGAGAAATACAATTAAAATCTACAAATGCCCTTTTAGGTAAAGTCGGAGGAGTTGACGGACTGAAGACAGGATATCATAAAGCTGCAGGTTCCAATATAATCCTTACTGCTCAAAGGGGAAATGACAGGGTTATTGTAGTAATTTTAGGTTCCAATAAGGCAAAAAATAGAAATGCCATAGGTGCTGAAGAAATAAATAATTATTTTGCCCTTGGCGGAAGACCGGAAGCTTCCAAAAAAGGAAAAGATGGAAATTTTTTTAAAAATCTATGGACAGGTTTAACAAAAAAATCTTCAAACGAACGTAAAAAAGATATGGGAAATGGTAAAACAAAAGTAATAGATAAAAATGAAGTTGTCAAAACTGTAAAAATAGGAAACGAAAAGTATAATCTGTATCCTGCTGAAGATATACTTGTTTCAGGGGAAACAGGAAATAAAAGAATAAATTATAAAGTAAAACTGAACAGTGATCTTTCAAGTAAAGATAGAGGAAAAATCGTAGGACAGTATTCTGCTGATGATGGAGTTAATGAATTTACAGGTTCCCTTATAATGAGATAACTGCTTTAGTTTTACATTAAGATTTTATAAATCAGGAAAGGAGTTGCAATATTTTTATATAATATTGCAGATGAAAAATGTCTATTGGTATTTTTGATTCAGGGGTTGGAGGATTAACTGTTTTAAAGGAAGTAAGAAAAGTCCTTCCAAATGAAAAAATCATTTATCTCGGGGATACTGCCAGAGTACCCTATGGAGAAAAAACACAAGATTTGATTATTAGATATTCCAAACAAATCGTAGATTTTTTAATAGAAAAGAAAGTCGATGCAATTGTAGTAGCTTGTAATACAGCTACTTCTCTTGCTTTAGATGAACTGAATAAAACATTTAAAACTCCCATCATAGGAGTTATAGAAGCAGGTGTAAGGACAGCTCTCTACACTACAAAAAATAATAAAATAGGAGTTATTGGTACAAAGGCTACCATCAATTCAAAAAAATATGAAACTGAAATAAAAAAAAGAAATCATGAAATAGAAGTATATTCAAAATCATGCCCTCTTTTTGTTCCTGCAATAGAAGAAGGAATAGTTAAAGGAAAGCTTATAAATCAAATGGTACAAATGTACCTTGATGACTTTAAGGATAAAATTGATTCCCTGATTTTGGGATGCACGCATTATCCTCTGCTGAAGGAAACTATTAGCAATATTTATCCTAATATTAAGATTGTCGATCCTGCAAAGGAAACTGCTCAGGACTTAAAAGAAATTCTTATAAAAAAGAATTTACTGAAAAATGATGCGGAAAAAGGACATGAAGTTGAATATTTTGTAACTGATGGCCAGGATAAATTCAAGGAAATAGGGATAATGTTCCTGAATGAAAATATTGATCATGTAAACCTTATAAAACTTTAAGCTTTACAAAAAAATGATTTTAAATAATAGAACGAAAGGAGAAGTGTAAATTTACACTTAGTTTACAATAATGTTTGAATATATTTTTGGGGAACTGACAATAAAAAAGATTGATTATGTAGCAATTGATATAAATGGACTGGCGTATAAAATATTTATTTCCTTGAAGACATTTGAAACACTTAAGGAAATAGGGGAAGACGAAAAACTTTTCATTCATACCCATGTCAAGGAAGATGATATTTCATTTTATGGATTTAAGACTGAAAATGAAAGGGAACTTTTTAGGGAATTGATAAAAATAAGCGGTGTAGGCCCTAAACTTACTCTTGCCATTTTATCCACCTACAATGTAAAAGATGTCATAAATATTGTACTTGATAATAATTCAAAGCTATTTACAAAAGTGCCGGGGCTTGGAGAAAAGAAGGCACAGAAGATAATACTGGATTTGAAGGACAAAGTTAAAAAGCTTAATATAATTGAAATTCAGAATGAAAATGAAAATATTTCAAATGGAAAAAATATTATTTCAGATACTTCAAACACAAAACTTCTTCTCATGAAGGAAGATATAAAACTGGCTCTGGAAAGTCTGGGATATGTTAATGCTGACGTTTCCAAATGGATAAAGGATGAAGAACTTGCAGATATAAATAATATTGGTGATGCTATTAAAACTATTTTACAAAAAATTCAGAATAAAAAATAATATATAATGTATTTTGGAGGTAAATTTCG
This Leptotrichia sp. oral taxon 215 str. W9775 DNA region includes the following protein-coding sequences:
- the ruvA gene encoding Holliday junction branch migration protein RuvA — protein: MFEYIFGELTIKKIDYVAIDINGLAYKIFISLKTFETLKEIGEDEKLFIHTHVKEDDISFYGFKTENERELFRELIKISGVGPKLTLAILSTYNVKDVINIVLDNNSKLFTKVPGLGEKKAQKIILDLKDKVKKLNIIEIQNENENISNGKNIISDTSNTKLLLMKEDIKLALESLGYVNADVSKWIKDEELADINNIGDAIKTILQKIQNKK
- a CDS encoding lipopolysaccharide assembly protein LapB produces the protein MQRKLKLNRMILGGILLGSLSIFGVPLMITHKVCPIGGEEFKDSYVPQCPTNKFVMFKNEFTEEELKKYEKIINSEEYREIPRNSNKYYYLARFYELLGGISDKEIGKTYFTSYHYYSENTEAKKDALQKGISYLEKAVKEDNEIMWNLADLYYEAEEYSKMNKLLEKTSKKDFGKTAEFYYNLVDPELSSTRYNIFKKEIEDENVKKMIVTKALEFLQKEIKEDRKRGKEIEKQQLLRQAELYRELDKNNEIDILFAKADKKFWKSISLFYMDEPEMYLGNVYNEKKISTAKDLQQALVYADRILSDIEENNSEKIEILLIKAEAYRRLGEFSEAENLLKEIDSEKINEMQKFQFESIKRQVKSKDKRVYQYFPPQVMY
- a CDS encoding DUF3829 domain-containing protein, which gives rise to MKKIGVLMALMLVVIVFCGKKSEIDKILPTGGKKAAQTKEIIQQNSDSYNKNIKIYNRILELDKELLYYFEDTGTEETFKKPVQEMTVNIPLNQALIDRIKEVAKSKKPTELDKKAGEMIPVLEEMLPVVTQMNGYYAGKLYQKDNYKKAQELHSRILKLTEKYNTVAHEYEEAFQANARDVRENKMQDFVKNKEFTYYNQFIFIRNSEDFVKEISRQNLDASNFTDGNAKEFKILQEKVNKSLDVFRKTLKNNKQLKKEGFEKEDFDPFITKASAFKRTVDEFVRKMEKKEKASHSASTDSYYAQSEEGTPENILKSYNELVAERNKILEKKSKK
- the murI gene encoding glutamate racemase, yielding MSIGIFDSGVGGLTVLKEVRKVLPNEKIIYLGDTARVPYGEKTQDLIIRYSKQIVDFLIEKKVDAIVVACNTATSLALDELNKTFKTPIIGVIEAGVRTALYTTKNNKIGVIGTKATINSKKYETEIKKRNHEIEVYSKSCPLFVPAIEEGIVKGKLINQMVQMYLDDFKDKIDSLILGCTHYPLLKETISNIYPNIKIVDPAKETAQDLKEILIKKNLLKNDAEKGHEVEYFVTDGQDKFKEIGIMFLNENIDHVNLIKL
- a CDS encoding D-alanyl-D-alanine carboxypeptidase family protein — encoded protein: MKGKVNIKKTLLVLCFFIISVFTFAEGENYYDYQALLVGDSKGNIFKKDNVNAVRPLASVTKVMTSMLTLEKIRSGAISMNDKVTISDTASVIPYGIKLVAGKQYTVEDLLKATIIRSSNNAAYALAEYVSGGDVPSFVDSMNSKAKQLGLNSLRFCTPHGLPPGDTGTCMDQGNAKDLYGLALKAIEYKEYLNISRNATDYIDGGEIQLKSTNALLGKVGGVDGLKTGYHKAAGSNIILTAQRGNDRVIVVILGSNKAKNRNAIGAEEINNYFALGGRPEASKKGKDGNFFKNLWTGLTKKSSNERKKDMGNGKTKVIDKNEVVKTVKIGNEKYNLYPAEDILVSGETGNKRINYKVKLNSDLSSKDRGKIVGQYSADDGVNEFTGSLIMR